A region of the Clostridium estertheticum subsp. estertheticum genome:
AACGGGATATATGCTTAATAATGATTTCCTTTCAGAAAATTTTATTAAGGATTTAAAAATTGTAATACCGCAAGAAACTAAACTTTTAACCTTCTATGAAAATTTTATGGATGGCATAAAAATGATGGGCATATTGGCCTTTATTGGATTATTCATTGGTTTGATATTTGTTACAGCTACAGGAGGTATTATATATTTTAAAATGTGTATGGAAGCTTCGGAGGATAAAAACAAATTCATAATTCTTAAAAATATAGGGGCTAGCAAAGCTGAAATAACAAAAGCTATCTCAAAGGAACTCATGATTTTATTTGGAATACCCTTCGTTGTGGCAACTATAAATACTTTTGCTGCTTCAATTCCAATTGGAAAAATGGTTGCAGTTAATATTACTAAAGAGTTTATTATTATAATTTTGGTTTATGCAGTGCTTTATAGTATATATTATTTAATAACTTTAAAAGCCTATATTAAAATTGTAAGTAACTAGAAGTTAACTTAAATTCGAATCTTACAAAATGCAAAATTATAAAGCATATATCATTCCTAATAGTGGAGTGATATATGCTTTTTAATTTTATGAGAAGAAGTAAAAATCAATTAAATAGAATTTCAGTGATATAATAAGACTATAATCGCTAGACTACAAGGACTAAGAGTGAAGTGGAAAGGAGAAAAATTAAGGAATGATGAAAAACTTTCAAATAAAAACTGTACAATCAAAAACATTTAAGATAGCATTATCTGCCACTATAGCAATTACTCTATCAAATTATATAGGATTAGAATTTGGAGTAACTTCAGGTATAATTGCGATATTAAGCATTCAAGATACTAAGAAAGAGGCACTATTAGTTGCAGGTAAAAGAATAATATCATCCACTGTGGCTATACTCTTATCTTTTACGTTATATGCACTACTTGGAAATAATCCTATGATATTTGGACTGTTTTTACTTATATTTATACCGTTAACCAATATTTCAAAAACCACCGAGGGGATGGTTATTGGTGCAGTATTATCAACACATCTTTTAATAAGTACAAATATTAATATTTTGTGGATTATAAATGAAGCAAAGTTAACTATAATAGGCATTGGTGTTGCAATGATATTTAATTTATATACTGCTTCTTTAGAGGAAGATTTTGAAAAAAATAAGGCGAAGATAGAAGAACAATATAGATTGATTTTATCAGATATGTCTGCTAGCTTAGTCACCCAAGCGGTGCCGATTTATGAACAAAATGTACTTTTAACAGTTGAAAAACTAATTGTAAACACTAAATTAATGGCACAAAGAATAAATAATAATAATTTGTTTAAAAGCAAGGATTATTATGGAAGTTATATCGATATGAGAATGCTACAATTAGATGCTATAAAAAGAATGAAAAGGCATTTTTCCAGAGTTTATATGACCTATGAACAAACTACAATATTGGCAGAGTTCACAAATGATGTTGCAGTAAATATTCATGAAGACAATGATTGTATTGGACTTATTAATAAGCTAGAACTACTTAGAAAAAATTATGGGGCCATGGAACTACCAAAGGACAGAAATGAATTCGAAGCTAGAGCATTATTATTTCAATTTTTAAATGATTTAGGAGATTTTTTAATTATTAAAAAGGAATTTAAAGAGCTTTTTAGAAATATATATTGATACATAGATGTAAATAGTAGATTGAATAACAACTATAAATATAAGGTACAAAACACGCAAAAACTTCTAGTTATTACTACGATCTCAGAGGTCGTAATATAGATTGGAAGTTTTTGTTTTATTACAGGCAAAATAGTGAACTGGAATGTTGATATACAAAGAGTTTTAGCAATTGTAATGTATAATTGTGACAAAAATGATAGCTTTAATCAAAAGTAAACATTTACAAAATTGGCGAATAGTATGTATAATTCAGAGAGGATACGAAAAGACAAATTGTATACAACACTTACGTAAGTGATTTCATATAATATCAAAGATCTATTTATTATCAAAATCTTAATAAAGGGATGTGAAGAAAATGATTCAATCAAGAGGTAGATCTAAAAAATTATTTTCAATAATTATTATTGTAATTTTTATTGCAACAAGTTTATTTGTTAGTCCCCAGAAAGTATATGCCTCAAGCAATATTGCTATGGGTAAAACATCGACATCTGATAGTGAACTTTTAGGGCATGGTGCATCAAATGGTAATGATGGCAAGCAGTCAACATATTGGAGTGCTGCGGATACAAGTGACAATCATTACTGGACGGTGGATTTGGGAGGACTTTATGAGCTTAAAGAAACTGAAGTGAAGTGGCAAAAAAATACTGTTTACAAGTATAGAGTGGAAACGTCTACAGACAATCTGCATTGGACTTTAAGGATAGATAAAAGCAATAATACCAGTACTATCCAAAAACAAAAGGATATTTTTAATGGCCTTGCAAGGTATGTGAAAATTATTATTTTAGATGTTCCATCTAATGATTATGCAAGCATTTGTGATTTTAAAGTATCAGGCAGTGCATTCAAAAATAATTCACCCACTATGGTTTATATTGCTGGGGATTCAACTGCGCAGACCTATGGTACAAGCTTTGCGCCACAAACAGGATGGGGGCAATGTATTGAAAAATATTTTAGTAGAGAGGTGATGTTTGATAACAGAGCTATAGGTGAAAGAAGCTCAAAATCATTTATTCTTGAGGGCAGGCTGGATGCTATTTTAAGCGTAATTAGGCCAAAAGATTACCTATTTATCCAATTTGGTCATAATGATGCGTCGTATATTCCCGCTCGTCATACAGATCCATATACTACTTATAAGGATTATCTTAAACAATATATTACAAAATCCCGTGATATGGGAGCGATTCCTATATTGATTACGCCTGTAGCAAGGCTTAATTACAAAAATGGAGTATTTGTAAATGATTTTCCGGATTATGTGATTGCAATGAAGCAGGTAGCAATTGAAACAAACACACCAATAATTGATATGATGAACACTTGCATCGATTATTATACCTCAGTTGGATATGACACTGTATTTCCTAATTATTTAGTATCATCCAATGGAACAGATTATACTCATTTTACGCAAGCTGGAGCAAATATGATTGCAAGTATGACTACGCAAAAAATTAAAGCGCTTAATATACCAATTTCAAAATATGTTAAAAATTTGAATCCAAATGAAAAACAAATAAATTACAAGTTTGATTTTGGAAGCGTGGCAGAGCCAGGTTATACAAATGTCAGTGCATCACTAGAATACAATCCATCTGTGGGTTATGGTTTTAATACTCCGGTAAATATGAAAAATGTTACAGCAGCTGGTAGCGGGGCAGGAAGTGATGCAGTTCAGTTCCTAACTTTTGGCACAAAAAGTTCAAATACATTTAATGTAGATCTACCAAATGGACTTTATGAGGTTGCGGTGACGTTAGGGGATACCTCAAGAACAAGTG
Encoded here:
- a CDS encoding aromatic acid exporter family protein produces the protein MMKNFQIKTVQSKTFKIALSATIAITLSNYIGLEFGVTSGIIAILSIQDTKKEALLVAGKRIISSTVAILLSFTLYALLGNNPMIFGLFLLIFIPLTNISKTTEGMVIGAVLSTHLLISTNINILWIINEAKLTIIGIGVAMIFNLYTASLEEDFEKNKAKIEEQYRLILSDMSASLVTQAVPIYEQNVLLTVEKLIVNTKLMAQRINNNNLFKSKDYYGSYIDMRMLQLDAIKRMKRHFSRVYMTYEQTTILAEFTNDVAVNIHEDNDCIGLINKLELLRKNYGAMELPKDRNEFEARALLFQFLNDLGDFLIIKKEFKELFRNIY
- a CDS encoding SGNH/GDSL hydrolase family protein; translation: MIQSRGRSKKLFSIIIIVIFIATSLFVSPQKVYASSNIAMGKTSTSDSELLGHGASNGNDGKQSTYWSAADTSDNHYWTVDLGGLYELKETEVKWQKNTVYKYRVETSTDNLHWTLRIDKSNNTSTIQKQKDIFNGLARYVKIIILDVPSNDYASICDFKVSGSAFKNNSPTMVYIAGDSTAQTYGTSFAPQTGWGQCIEKYFSREVMFDNRAIGERSSKSFILEGRLDAILSVIRPKDYLFIQFGHNDASYIPARHTDPYTTYKDYLKQYITKSRDMGAIPILITPVARLNYKNGVFVNDFPDYVIAMKQVAIETNTPIIDMMNTCIDYYTSVGYDTVFPNYLVSSNGTDYTHFTQAGANMIASMTTQKIKALNIPISKYVKNLNPNEKQINYKFDFGSVAEPGYTNVSASLEYNPSVGYGFNTPVNMKNVTAAGSGAGSDAVQFLTFGTKSSNTFNVDLPNGLYEVAVTLGDTSRTSVAAEGVYQVMNMTGNGATDKFQIPITDGQLNILVTEGKAGKAFTLSALEIRKISDKSKTDKTIYISGDSTVCNYYPIGTSLQCGWGQMLPQFLSNKEYQIRDMATGGQFARGFRDDGQFESIMKYIKKGDCFILEFGINDSKYETEAEFKEIMRDMIKQVKDKGAKVVLVTSQGKATDFDLNNVHSAVDKWYRHSTVALADEEKVPLIDLNVLSSKYYTAIGQEATAKLFMSDSLHPNRAGAIKLASIVASELKK